The genomic interval TACAATTACCCAATGATCAACAATTACCCTAAATAATTAtctaaaaaaagaacaaagagatagaaTGCAAACCTAGGACAATGTAAATTTGAACGAGTAATAGAATAATAGAGGAAGTGAGACAGATAAAATAAGGAAGTGAGGACGTAAGGCAAAACAAATAGGGTTTTTAGTTTATAAGTGGTTAGTGAGAGTGTAAgagataaagaaaagaaagtgatGAGGGAGCGGCGACAAAAGACAATTTTTAAGGGTTTTTTCTTATATAGTTGTGAGAACACGGTTCTAAcaattctaaattattttcaaaataagAATCGTAGTGGAATCGAACCAGTTGTTTCGGTGCGGTTCCTCTAGAATTAGTTTTTTAAATcgaatcaaatcaattatttcAATGTGATTTTCAATGACTAAAATAGTTTGTGGGTCTAAAATCCCGGGCCTAAACACAACATCTGGCAAGTTAGGGCCCTAAATACAGAATACAATGACGCCCACCCGGCCCAACTCTGTACGCTACAGTCACCGCTCACCACCTTCAGCGCCAATAGTATAgagtaaattaataaaaatattgaAGGGTTATCCAGAAAATTCCTTGTCACTTGATGAACATATCGAAACAGAATATCTCCATCCAATATAAAAAACAAAGTATGAGTTGGTTTTTCTTTAGGTGCTCCAAttgcgtatatatatatatatatatatatatctgtggATAAGGCGTGAACACCAAGCCCACATGCCACAAAATTACGTGATGACGTAACCACTCGTACGTCATTGATCTATGGATGAACGGCGCTGATGGTAAACAGAAGCATGCAGTGTGAACAGTTGTGGACTGTAAATAAGAGAGCTGTGGTCCTCTCGCCATGTGCATTTTCGTCTCCATGCTTTGCCTGTCGCTTTCATCAGACGTTTAGAACTAGAGACTCGTCCACTATATAGTTGGACGAAGCACACAAAGCTAGCTTAGTCGTACTCACCAGGGAGTGGTACGTGCTTGAGTGGCCGGAGTAGTCTGAAGATGAGTGGAACTGGTGGTAACGACGGCGGGAACACGAGTGGTCAGCCCCAAGGTCCTAGTGGAAGAGGCCCTGTGCCACCAAGAGGAGCTGTTATTAAGACCATTCTTTTTGGTTCAGGTAGATAGCTAGCTAATTACCATTTTCCAGTGATCTAGCTAGCTTCTTCCTGGTTATTCTCATCGATCATGATCATGATGATGAAGCAATCGAGCTATCTTTAATCTCTACAAATCTATGGCATGGTGCTGCTTTTGTTGTTGTAGTTTTCTTGTGCAAATATATGTCTCTGATGATTGTCAGTCTTTTGTGTTTTACGTACGTAGTGTACTTGAATAAATCAACCCGGCCCCCATTGATTTTATGGTGAAGCTAGAGGGCATTAGGCATGATGGAATCGAATTGTCTAAGCTAGGGATGAGACGAGCTAGCTGAAGGGCTTGTACTGATTAACCTGATTTAATGTGGAAAATGATCTTGTAGAATAAATAAATCTTCATATGGTTTGCTTCTTTCTCTGCTTTCTGGCTCTTTCTAGCTAGTTGTACAATATTCCTTAATTCCACGAGTTCTAGTCTTTTAGGTCGGAACTTGATTGTTCATTTGTTCTTCAGAAATAACCATGACTCAGTtattaagtttaacttaatttcctAGCAATATCAGAGATTTTCGTGTTTACAACATTTGTAAAATGttgaaaattaaaatctcTAATGGTTCTTTGATGACTCCATACTTTTTCTTTGCCCAGGTGCGCTTATCCTTATCCCTTAATagatttcatctaatttggaaTAATCCTATGATTCAATATCGGTTCAGTCGGATCTTGACATTTTTTCTGTTCTAGCAATCTAACATAGGAATTAGTTTGGTAAATCAAGTCTAAGGACTTGTTTGTCTTCAATATTTTCATCTTTTGCAAGGGATCTGAATTCTCAAACAGTCAAATGGAGAAAATTCAGAATCAGTATCACCAACGGCAAAAGTTGGGATATTTCGTATAGTATtggacaagtgatcgactaGTGCAAGATAATGAGCTAGAATATTAAATACTTTTCATATTGGCCTACTTGGTACGTGGTCGCTTTTTACAATTTGGATTGTTTACCCAATCCTTTTTGTAAAGCAATTGGCGCAAGTGGAGTTCTTGTAGCAAAGGCCACTGTTTTTCGTTAGGGTTTTCATTCAGCCTTGTTTAATCAGTTTAAACATGTGGTAGTTGAAGGTGGTTCAAAACTTCTCATATATTGCCTACGCACGAtgcatgttcactttgttcaGGACATCATCAACCTCTACAATTTCATCAATTTATTGTGTTTCTTCATATGTCATGAGAGGATAACTTTGTAGCATACCCCTGACTTTGCTGATTATGCTCATTTCCACCCTTCGCATTTGACATGGTTTAACTGCCTCACCGTTTCATCTGGATGAGTTGTGATAGAGCGTGTCTCGCGATATTGCATGTAAATATAAAGAATGTGATGTCACAAACTTACAATTATGTGCATACTCCATGTTCATTCTAGAAAGTGGAGACTGGACAGGCATTTAGATTAATTTGATTTGGTGTGATGATATCTTGCAACATGTTCAACCTAACCGTTGCCAGCGGATTTCATACCCGGCAACCAAATTCATGTGTGAAAAGAAAACGAGCAAAAGCAAAAGCCGCAAACACATACACTAAATTACACATTTCCCTTTATTATACggaaaattctaatatatattaattatgttatacatctcatATTTAATCAAtcgatattgttttgtgagttagataaaaaataatatatattattaatcGTCGGATGTATGATGTAAATGCTTATTTCACGTATAACCCAAATTTCTTTTACTCTCTTACTACAAATCCCACGATAGTAGCAATATTAAAACCCAGCGAAAACATGGGTTATTGCATCAGCAAATCCAATCCCAAATCCCAGTTCCAAGTGGCAGCAGACGATCAGTTCTGCAACAATGTACAAGGCAAACTGGTAATCTCAACCCAGCCTCCTAAACCTACCAGGCTACCACTCTAATTCCCTCTCATCATTCAAACAAAATCTCACAATTTCCTTCTTCCCCTTCACATTCCTCCTCTTCGGCTTCTTCCTTCTCTTACTGCACcagcaccaccaccactaaCACTACTACTAACCCTCAGCTCATCGAGCTCAACCTTATCAAGTAGCGCTTCTTCGGTTTCGAGCAGTTCAAATATCGAGAGATCGTTCTCCAACGAGTTCTTGTGGTTTTGCTACAAAGGAAACCCGCATATATCTCGCATTGCTTTAATCAAGGAAGCACAAAAACCAGTTTCGGCAGCAACGTTGAGAAAACAGGAGCAGCCAAGCCCAATAAACAGAGGAAATGGGAATGCTAAAACGACGCCGCAGAAGAGAGTCCGCACAAGTACTTCACCAACTTTAAAGCGACAGAAGAGCTTCCGTAAAAAGCTGGAGATTCCCGTGATCTCTGCATGTCCTAGAAGCTTGAGGTCGCCGTCTCTAAGTAGAAGGTTCAatgtttcagaaaaaaaacagaagagCAGTTACGGCAAACCCGCCAAAAACCTTTTCAAATATCAGACCGGCTAGCCCGAACAACAACCCAAGTGGATAAATGGCTCGGCCTTGTTTGAAGAGTCCAGCGAGAGATACGCAGACAAGGATTCACAGGATCAGTTCCAAAATCGATGAAGTTGCTGTAAGAGAAGCTCTGGCTCAAGACCATTATATGGAGTCTGTTCCTGAGGACATTGATAACCCTCTAATttctttggattttttttattttcttgtagAAAAGTTAACGTCGAGTGTAGT from Argentina anserina chromosome 2, drPotAnse1.1, whole genome shotgun sequence carries:
- the LOC126784293 gene encoding uncharacterized protein LOC126784293, producing MGYCISKSNPKSQFQVAADDQFCNNATTLIPSHHSNKISQFPSSPSHSSSSASLSSSSSTLSSSASSVSSSSNIERSFSNEFLWFCYKGNPHISRIALIKEAQKPVSAATLRKQEQPSPINRGNGNAKTTPQKRVRTSTSPTLKRQKSFRKKLEIPVISACPRSLRSPSLSRRFNSPARDTQTRIHRISSKIDEVAVREALAQDHYMESVPEDIDNPLISLDFFYFLVEKLTSSVVENRKGFI